One window of the Cryptomeria japonica chromosome 7, Sugi_1.0, whole genome shotgun sequence genome contains the following:
- the LOC131856530 gene encoding UPF0481 protein At3g47200-like — protein MWQMSKNVCIYRVPEPLMVSNRQAYIPSVLSFGPYHQQLNPELSTIDKYKLEAVHRTSARLQIDVSILVAEIHKLDSEIRECYQEPIDWDEEILSWKFLMDACFILEWFRPPERETDWFSIFYQTPTDDDGQSKEGKHHFENVMRIIDKNPFHLLDLYRMVIKDLLTFSSLELTNAIDGDDNGGAHNINNDHRPSCVQRPCCINIHSSSPTRAPVQKSTPSAELLCQAGIDFAPGKLEFKKRRPEKGTLFLPQISVGDSTEILLRNLMAYEDCQRALWSPEETIISQYVILFDYLISSEKDVSILQKSQIINSLLGSDEDTARMFNHLGNHMTFHPIKQIENVTIKVREHCSSQWKTWVAQFKEEYFSMPWYVVSLVAATALLVMSFIQTVYAVKK, from the exons ATGTGGCAAATGTCTAAAAATGTTTGCATTTATAGGGTGCCTGAACCCTTAATGGTTTCCAATCGCCAAGCCTATATTCCTTCTGTTCTATCATTTGGGCCTTACCATCAACAGCTAAATCCTGAATTATCTACAATAGATAAATATAAACTGGAAGCAGTTCATAGAACATCGGCAAGACTCCAGATTGATGTGAGCATATTAGTTGCAGAGATTCATAAGCTAGACAGTGAAATCAGAGAATGCTATCAGGAACCAATAGATTGGGATGAGGAAATATTATCTTGGAAGTTCCTAATGGATGCTTGCTTTATTCTCGAATGGTTTAGACCTCCGGAGAGAGAGACAGATTGGTTTAGTATCTTTTATCAAACGCCCACAG ACGATGATGGACAATCAAAAGAGGGTAAACATCATTTTGAAAATGTTATGAGAATTATTGACAAAAATCCATTCCATTTATTGGATTTGTATAGAATGGTGATTAAAGATCTACTAACATTTTCAAGCTTAGAATTGACTAATGCTATTGATGGTGATGACAATGGTGGTGCTCACAACATCAACAATGACCATAGACCTAGTTGTGTGCAACGACCATGCTGCATCAATATACATAGTTCTTCGCCAACACGAGCTCCCGTTCAGAAGTCTACCCCTAGTGCCGAATTATTATGCCAGGCTGGTATCGACTTTGCACCAGGAAAATTGGAATTTAAAAAGAGAAGGCCTGAAAAAGGAACGCTTTTCCTTCCTCAAATCAGCGTGGGGGACTCTACAGAAATATTGTTGCGGAATTTGATGGCTTACGAAGACTGTCAAAGAGCTTTATGGTCTCCTGAAGAGACAATAATCTCACAATATGTAATTTTGTTCGACTATTTAATCAGTTCAGAGAAAGATGTATCTATACTTCAAAAATCTCAAATCATTAACAGCTTGCTTGGCAGTGATGAAGATACAGCTCGAATGTTCAACCATCTTGGAAATCATATGACATTCCATCCAATTAAACAAATTGAGAATGTAACAATAAAGGTGAGAGAACATTGTAGCAGTCAATGGAAGACGTGGGTGGCCCAGTTTAAAGAAGAATATTTTTCAATGCCATGGTATGTTGTCTCTCTTGTGGCTGCAACAGCCCTATTGGTCATGTCATTTATTCAAACTGTGTATGCAGTGAAGAAGTAG